The DNA sequence TTTAAAGGCTTCAGCGAATTTAATTAAATAAGGGAGGCAGTTAAGTCTTACGGAGATGCGGTATCTCAAAAAAATGAGATACCGCGAACACTAAGTGGTAACAATAAAGTGATAGGATAAATCAAAGGAAAGCAAACGCATCTCCGTAGATATGTTCAATCAACGCACCTTGTTTGACAAAATCATCGCGGGCAATTTTTGCCATCTCAAATCGCCCGACAACATAGATATCAAAACTGCTTAAATCTTCAAATTCATTCAAAACAGCTTGATGGACATAACCTCGATGACCTTGCCAATGCGCTTCAGGCAATTCAATCACTGGATGAAAGTGAATATTTTTATGATCATTTGCCCAACTTGAGGCTTCATCTTCAAAATAAAAGTGTGCGTATTCTTTCACTCCCCAGTATAAATAAACCGGGTTTTCTAATTGCAGATGAACAATTTGTTCCAGCAGAGATTTTACATATGAGAAACCCGTTCCTCCTGCCACTAATATAATCGGCCGCTCCGAGCTTTCACGTAAATAAGCAACACCATTGCCAATTTCAGCATCAACACAGCCTTCATCCTGCATCTTTTCAATAACCTCCATTGCATAACTGTTTTCGGGTGTGGCCCCTATATGCAGCTCAATTTGATCTCCTGTTGGTGCGTTCGCTATTGAAAAATAACGTTTATCATTTTCTCCCATCACAATTGAAACGTATTGTCCGGCCTTAAAAGAAACAGGCTCAATGGGTTTTAAAAATACGCGGTATAGAAAAGTATTTAATTTTTCGATGGAAGTGATCTTACAAGTAACAGGTTGCATTAATTTCTCTTCTTAGAATAGGTCCCAGAAAAACAGGAATGTAACAAAAAAATAACATTAAGATTATGACAGGATATCTAAGTCTTGCCAAAGATCATCTATTTTTTCTTTTACTTTTTTATCCATTAAAATAGGTGTCCCCCATTCCCGATCCGACTCTCCAGCCCATTTATTGGTCGCATCCATGCCCATTTTTGAGCCTAAGCCTGAAACGGGAGAAGCAAAGTCCAAGTAGTCAATAGGTGTATTATCGACCAAAGTGGTATCTCGAGATGGATCCATACGGGTTGTAATCGCCCAAATCACATCATTCCAGTCACGCACATTGACATCATCATCACAAACAATAATAAACTTGGTGTACATAAATTGACGTAGGAAAGACCAAATGCCGAACATCACTCGCTTGGCATGACCCGGATAACTTTTTTTAATGGAAACAACCGCCATACGGTATGAACAGCCCTCCGGTGGCAGATAAAAATCGACAATTTCGGGAAACTGCTTTTGTAAAATAGGGACAAAGATTTCATTAAGCGCGACACCTAAAATTGAAGGTTCATCGGGCGGACGTCCAGTATAAGTGCTGAGGTAAATAGGATTTTCGCGATGCGTTACATGGGTCACTGTCATTACTTGAAAATCGTCAACTTCATTATAATAACCCGTATGGTCACCGTAAGGGCCCTCTGGTGCTTCCTCTCCAGGCTGCAGATAACCTTCTAATATTATTTCGGCAGTAGCTGGAATATCAAGATCATTACTTATGCTTTTTGCTACTTTAGTGCGCGAGCCACGTAATAAACCCGCAAAGGCATATTCTGACAAAGTATCAGGGATCGGGGTTACCGCCCCTAAAATAGTGGCCGGATCAGCACCCAAGGCCACCGAAACAGGAAAAGGTTTACCCGGATTAACTTCTTGCCACTCTCGAAAGTCAAGCGCCCCGCCGCGATGCGATAACCAGCGCATTATTATCTTATTTTTCCCTAACAACTGCTGGCGATAAATTCCTAAATTTTGACGCTTTTTATAGGGACCTTTAGTAATGGTTAAACCCCAGGTAATCAAAGGAGCAACATCTCCCGGCCAACAAGTCATAATAGGCAGTTTGGTTAAATCAACGTCATCACCTTCCATAATTACCTGCTGGCAAGCCGGTGAGCGCACTTTTTTGGTCGGCATATTTAATACTTGCTTAAATATTGGCAGTTTTTCCCATAATGATTTAATGCCTTTGGGTGGCTCAGGCTCTTTTAAATAAGCCAACCACTTGCCGACCTCTTTTAAAGCTGCAACGTCATCCTGACCCATCGCCAATGCCACACGCTGAGTTGTACCAAATAAGTTAGTCAGAACGGGCGTATCAAAACCTTTTGGATTCTCAAATAAAAGAGCGGGCCCACCTGCACGTAAAGTACGATCTGAGATTTCCGTCATTTCTAAGTGAGGATCTATCTCTTGTTTGATACGTTTTAAAAGTCCCCGCTCCTCGAGCTGCCCGATAAAGTCACGTAAATCATCAAATTTCATAAGGGATCCAATTTATAATGGAAAAAAAACAAAAAAAAACGCTACTTTTCAGTAGCGTTTTTTCCACAATAAAGCTAATTATTTTGCTTTTTGGTTTTTCATTGCGTCAAAGAAGTCATCATTATTTTTGCTTAGACCAAGCTTATCAATCAAGAACTCGGTTGCGCCCGTTTCGCCCATTGGATGAACAATTTTACGCAAAATCCACATTCTTTGTAGTTCATCTGATTTGGTAAGCAGTTCTTCACGCCTTGTACCTGAGCGCGTGATATCAATAGCAGGATAAACCCGTTTTTCAGCCAGTTTACGGTTTAGATGAATTTCAGAGTTACCAGTACCTTTAAACTCTTCATAAATAACTTCATCCATTTTAGAGCCCGTATCGATAAGAGCCGTTGCTAGGATAGTTAAGCTGCCACCCTCTTCAACATTACGAGCTGCACCAAAGAAGCGCTTAGGGCGTTGTAAAGCGTTTGCATCAACACCACCTGTTAGTACTTTACCTGAACTTGGCACAACCGTATTATAAGCACGTGCCAAACGTGTAATCGAATCAAGCAGAATAACAACATCTTTTTTATGCTCAACCAGACGTTTCGCTTTTTCAATGACCATTTCTGCCACTTGCACGTGACGACTTGCCGGCTCATCAAAAGTTGATGCAACCACTTCGCCTCTCACCAAACGGCTCATTTCAGTTACTTCTTCCGGACGCTCATCAATTAATAATACAATTAAGACGGCTTCCGGGTAATTAATACTGAGACTTTGAGCAATATTTTGCAGCAACATTGTTTTACCCGCTTTCGGCGGTGCAACGATCAAACCACGCTGCCCTTTACCAATTGGCGAGACTAAATCCAAAATACGTGCCGTAATATCTTCTGTACTACCATTACCATTTTCTAAACGAAAACGCTCATCGGGGTGAATGGGGGTTAAGTTTTCAAAAAGAATTTTATTACGAGAGTTTTCTGGTTTATTGAAGTTAACTTCAATAATTTTCAGTAATGCAAAATAACGCTCACCATCTTTAGGCGGACGGATCTTACCATCAACACTATCACCTGTTCGAAGATTAAAACGACGAATTTGGCTTGGCGAGATATAAATATCATCAGGGCCAGCGAGATATGAACTTTCGGAGCTTCGTAAAAAACCAAAGCCATCTTGCAATATTTCAAGCACACCTGCGCCAAAAATGTCTTCCCCACTTTTGGCGTGAGCCTTAAGAATTGCGAATATAATGTCTTGTTTTCTTAAACGAGCTAGATTTTCTAGCCCCATCGATTCCCCAAGCGTAACAAGGTTAGAAACCGGTGTATCTTTTAATTCAGTTAAATTCATAAGTTTTTTAGGTATGCAGCTTTGAAGTGAGTGATAAATGAGTGATGTCAGGAATTGATTTTTATTTTTGTTTGTTTGTTTGTTTGTATTTTGAGCACAAGGGTAGCACTAAATTTTGCGTTAGTCCAGATTGAACACGCTGCAGATCACAACTTGTCCAATCTGTATTGAATCTTTTAGATATTTGCATCCAAAAATTCTACAAGTTGGGTTTTGGAAAGCGCCCCAACTTTCGTTGCAGCAACTTTACCGTCTTTAAATAACAACAGCGTTGGAATGCCACGAATACCAAATTTAGGCGGGGTCGCACTGTTTTCGTCTATATTTAATTTACCAATAGTGACTTTACCTGCGTATTCAGCCGCAACTTCCTGAAGAATAGGAGCGATCATTTTACAAGGTCCACACCATTCAGCCCAAAAATCAACTAAAACAGGACCTTCGGCATTAACTACATCATCTTCAAAACTTGCATCACTTAACGTTACGATATTTTCGCTCATTTTTATCTCCAGAAAGGTATTACTAATAATTAATTACTATTATGTAAATTAATTTTTGATTTTT is a window from the Psychromonas ingrahamii 37 genome containing:
- the rho gene encoding transcription termination factor Rho yields the protein MNLTELKDTPVSNLVTLGESMGLENLARLRKQDIIFAILKAHAKSGEDIFGAGVLEILQDGFGFLRSSESSYLAGPDDIYISPSQIRRFNLRTGDSVDGKIRPPKDGERYFALLKIIEVNFNKPENSRNKILFENLTPIHPDERFRLENGNGSTEDITARILDLVSPIGKGQRGLIVAPPKAGKTMLLQNIAQSLSINYPEAVLIVLLIDERPEEVTEMSRLVRGEVVASTFDEPASRHVQVAEMVIEKAKRLVEHKKDVVILLDSITRLARAYNTVVPSSGKVLTGGVDANALQRPKRFFGAARNVEEGGSLTILATALIDTGSKMDEVIYEEFKGTGNSEIHLNRKLAEKRVYPAIDITRSGTRREELLTKSDELQRMWILRKIVHPMGETGATEFLIDKLGLSKNNDDFFDAMKNQKAK
- the ubiD gene encoding 4-hydroxy-3-polyprenylbenzoate decarboxylase, whose product is MKFDDLRDFIGQLEERGLLKRIKQEIDPHLEMTEISDRTLRAGGPALLFENPKGFDTPVLTNLFGTTQRVALAMGQDDVAALKEVGKWLAYLKEPEPPKGIKSLWEKLPIFKQVLNMPTKKVRSPACQQVIMEGDDVDLTKLPIMTCWPGDVAPLITWGLTITKGPYKKRQNLGIYRQQLLGKNKIIMRWLSHRGGALDFREWQEVNPGKPFPVSVALGADPATILGAVTPIPDTLSEYAFAGLLRGSRTKVAKSISNDLDIPATAEIILEGYLQPGEEAPEGPYGDHTGYYNEVDDFQVMTVTHVTHRENPIYLSTYTGRPPDEPSILGVALNEIFVPILQKQFPEIVDFYLPPEGCSYRMAVVSIKKSYPGHAKRVMFGIWSFLRQFMYTKFIIVCDDDVNVRDWNDVIWAITTRMDPSRDTTLVDNTPIDYLDFASPVSGLGSKMGMDATNKWAGESDREWGTPILMDKKVKEKIDDLWQDLDILS
- the fre gene encoding NAD(P)H-flavin reductase is translated as MQPVTCKITSIEKLNTFLYRVFLKPIEPVSFKAGQYVSIVMGENDKRYFSIANAPTGDQIELHIGATPENSYAMEVIEKMQDEGCVDAEIGNGVAYLRESSERPIILVAGGTGFSYVKSLLEQIVHLQLENPVYLYWGVKEYAHFYFEDEASSWANDHKNIHFHPVIELPEAHWQGHRGYVHQAVLNEFEDLSSFDIYVVGRFEMAKIARDDFVKQGALIEHIYGDAFAFL
- the trxA gene encoding thioredoxin TrxA, giving the protein MSENIVTLSDASFEDDVVNAEGPVLVDFWAEWCGPCKMIAPILQEVAAEYAGKVTIGKLNIDENSATPPKFGIRGIPTLLLFKDGKVAATKVGALSKTQLVEFLDANI